A window of Aurantibacillus circumpalustris genomic DNA:
TCTGCCTTGAAATTCATCTCTGCGGGTAGAGTAGAGTGCAACCGCATCATAATAAACAGCGTTATCACGTATTTTTGTTCTGGTAATTGGTCGCACAATAATGTTTTTATAGTCAGATCCTATTTCTTTTAAGATACGTGGTGCTTGATTTGGAAGCACACGGTATAAAACTGTGAGATCAATAATTACTTCCAAACCATCTGCCGATAAAACACGAATGGCATCGTCGCCTCCTTGTTCACCTTCAGTGTGTACGCCCGACATGGTATAGTTTTGTGTCTTAATATCAAACATGGTTACGCGTACCAATGGATTGATAAAATTTAGCCCACTTTCTAAAATACGATTGTCCACCTTGCCAAATAATGTCTGCACGCCGGTATGCCCGGCTTCTATTTGTTTTACCATGGCGGTTGAAGCTCCAACTAGAATAATAACAACGCCAAAAATGTTCGCAAGTGAATAATAACGGTTTAACTGATAATTCGTTCTTACTACAAAATAAGAAACTAGTAAAATAATAATTCCTAAAACGATCAATAACATCTGAATCCTCCTTTAATTTATGTGAATACTTTTTTAAACCGCAATTGGACAGCAGAAGCCTTTGAAAAAGATGAACTGTTGTCTTAGTGCGGGTAATCCCTCCCGATAGCAATCGGGATAGTTATTGTTAGTGTTTCTGTTCAGTGACGTTACCTGTGAAATACTTACAATAACTTATATCGTAGACGGGTAATTTTTTCAACCGTCTATTCAGGGGTAAATGTACATTACTCTTTAGTTCTTTCCCTTTTTTTTTGGAACATAATTACAAATCTTGCAAAAAATCAATTATTGAATCTGCCTTAAGTAGTGATATAAAAAGGGCATTCGCTTTTTTGTTAAAAAACTAACGTTTTCGTCGTTTTTGGGTGCGATTTACGTTTTTTTGATCAATATCCACTTAAATTCACGCCTTTTTATGGGAAATTAGAAAGCAAATATTTATGTGTATTTTATCGAAATTATACGTAAAAAAAGATACAGCTAATTTTTTTAGCTTCTCTACAGATAAAATGCTATCTTCATCTACCCTATATGAAAACACTTTTATACATATTTAGTGTTCTTTTCTCCCTGCCAATATTCTCGCAGCAAATTTCTACAAATGATACGGCACAATTGTTTTACCGACATTTTACGGTTCAAGATGGTTTGCCTAGCAATGAGGCCTATTTTGGATATCAAGATAAAGCGGGTTATATCTGGATTTGCACTGATAATGGGGTTTCACGCTTCGATGGCATTCAATTTAAGAATTATAATA
This region includes:
- a CDS encoding prohibitin family protein, translating into MLLIVLGIIILLVSYFVVRTNYQLNRYYSLANIFGVVIILVGASTAMVKQIEAGHTGVQTLFGKVDNRILESGLNFINPLVRVTMFDIKTQNYTMSGVHTEGEQGGDDAIRVLSADGLEVIIDLTVLYRVLPNQAPRILKEIGSDYKNIIVRPITRTKIRDNAVYYDAVALYSTRRDEFQGRIFKGIEKDFKDRGLVLEQLLVRNITLPQSVKIAIESKINAEQDAQKMQFVLQKEKQEAERKRVEAQGIADYQKIINTGLSKQQLQYEMIKANKEIATSPNTKVIIMGNGSSGTSFILNDK